The Teredinibacter sp. KSP-S5-2 genome includes a window with the following:
- the pilQ gene encoding type IV pilus secretin PilQ — MKLVISRLLAVFALSSVALASQSQTLNDIAFSELPGERAELRMTFDSTPPSPKGYAIDQPARIVLDFQGVENGLPKKKYPMSVGAVSSAVVLAGGNRTRVIVNLDSSVPYASSIEGNTLVVVIGAETAGSSTVAHSGVQSVQAQGPVIQSTPIHAGPSSSSISKVDFRRGELGEGKVIVSLTNPNVNIDVEEVSGGIEVKFVDTELPTELRRKLDVVDFATPVKMLGAKATSEGSLLTIEATGDYDYLAYQADSEYVVSIKPLTQREIEEKKKKFAYTGERLSLNFQDIQVRSVLQLIADFTELNLVASDTVSGSITLRLDNVPWDQALDIVLKSKGLDKRQVGNVLMVAPAAEIAERERQEIETQKQLQELAPLRTEYIRIRYANAKELFSLFSDAGGNAGSGSNGTGQSTTGSILSDRGQAIVDERTNSIILTDTEEKINEFKELVDRIDIPVRQVMIEARIVIANTDFRKELGVRISGDAAETSRSGDRLYEFTGRQEGLLNDSGVGGPAQLFVDSDGDGVSDGKRNLVNSRLVDLGVFNPTGAFSWNIIGSNFLLGMELSALQNSGFAEIVSQPKVITGDKQLATIESGTQIPYQEESASGGTTTAFKDAVLKLEVTPQITPDNRVIMDLVINQDSVSAISSANIPVIDVTKLETQVLVSDGETVVLGGIYQTETIQGQEKVPLLGDIPVLGRLFRKDIQSEDKKELLLFVTPKIMSSSFVE, encoded by the coding sequence ATGAAGCTAGTTATAAGCAGACTTTTAGCCGTATTTGCGCTTTCTTCCGTAGCGCTGGCATCTCAATCACAAACTTTGAATGATATTGCTTTCTCGGAGTTGCCTGGAGAAAGGGCCGAGTTGCGGATGACGTTTGACTCCACTCCACCATCTCCGAAAGGGTATGCGATTGATCAGCCCGCGAGAATCGTGCTTGATTTTCAGGGTGTTGAAAATGGGCTGCCGAAGAAAAAGTATCCTATGTCTGTTGGTGCAGTATCCAGTGCCGTAGTTTTGGCAGGTGGAAATCGTACTCGGGTGATTGTGAATCTGGATTCATCCGTACCTTATGCTTCTTCGATTGAAGGAAATACGTTGGTTGTGGTTATTGGCGCCGAAACTGCGGGTTCATCTACAGTTGCTCATTCGGGAGTTCAATCCGTTCAGGCTCAAGGCCCTGTTATCCAGTCCACACCAATTCACGCCGGCCCATCTTCATCAAGTATTTCCAAGGTTGATTTTCGCAGAGGAGAGTTGGGTGAAGGTAAGGTCATCGTTTCCTTGACTAATCCTAACGTCAATATCGATGTAGAAGAGGTTTCTGGAGGTATAGAGGTTAAATTTGTTGACACAGAGCTACCAACTGAGCTTCGTCGTAAACTTGATGTTGTGGATTTCGCTACGCCTGTGAAAATGCTCGGAGCAAAAGCAACCAGCGAAGGCAGTTTGTTAACAATCGAAGCTACTGGCGATTACGATTACTTGGCCTACCAGGCTGATTCTGAATACGTTGTCAGTATCAAACCATTGACCCAACGTGAGATTGAAGAGAAAAAGAAAAAGTTTGCCTATACCGGTGAACGCTTGTCGTTGAATTTTCAGGATATTCAAGTGCGTTCTGTTCTGCAGTTAATAGCAGATTTTACGGAGCTGAACTTGGTGGCGAGCGATACTGTCAGCGGTAGTATCACTTTGCGTCTGGATAACGTTCCCTGGGATCAGGCGTTGGATATTGTTTTGAAGTCCAAGGGCTTGGATAAGCGCCAAGTGGGTAATGTATTGATGGTGGCGCCTGCAGCAGAGATCGCTGAGCGGGAGCGCCAGGAAATTGAGACGCAGAAGCAGCTTCAAGAGCTTGCTCCTTTGCGAACTGAATATATCCGTATTCGTTATGCTAATGCGAAAGAGCTATTCAGTTTGTTTTCTGATGCTGGCGGTAACGCTGGATCGGGAAGTAACGGAACAGGGCAAAGTACGACGGGTAGCATATTATCTGATCGTGGCCAGGCGATTGTTGATGAGCGTACAAACTCAATTATCTTGACTGATACCGAGGAAAAAATTAACGAATTTAAAGAATTGGTTGATCGAATAGATATTCCCGTTCGACAGGTTATGATCGAGGCGCGTATCGTTATTGCGAACACCGATTTTAGAAAAGAGCTGGGTGTTCGAATTTCTGGTGATGCTGCAGAAACCTCCCGGTCTGGCGATCGACTCTATGAGTTCACTGGTCGTCAGGAAGGTCTGCTTAACGATTCTGGCGTAGGTGGTCCCGCGCAGTTATTCGTTGACTCCGATGGTGACGGTGTTTCGGATGGTAAGAGAAACCTAGTCAATTCCAGATTGGTTGATTTGGGGGTATTTAATCCAACAGGTGCGTTCTCCTGGAACATTATTGGTTCAAACTTCCTTTTAGGAATGGAATTATCAGCTTTACAAAACTCTGGGTTTGCAGAGATTGTTTCTCAGCCGAAGGTGATTACAGGTGATAAGCAACTAGCAACAATTGAATCTGGTACGCAAATTCCTTATCAGGAAGAATCCGCAAGTGGTGGTACCACAACAGCATTTAAGGATGCAGTGCTCAAGTTGGAAGTAACACCACAAATTACTCCCGATAATAGAGTAATTATGGATCTTGTCATTAATCAGGATTCTGTAAGTGCGATTTCTTCTGCGAACATCCCGGTTATTGATGTGACTAAATTGGAAACTCAGGTTTTGGTTTCTGATGGTGAGACAGTTGTGCTTGGTGGAATTTACCAGACAGAAACTATTCAAGGTCAGGAGAAAGTGCCTTTGTTAGGAGATATTCCTGTTCTTGGTCGATTGTTTAGAAAAGATATTCAATCCGAAGATAAAAAAGAATTACTCTTGTTTGTCACGCCAAAGATCATGTCATCTAGCTTTGTTGAATAA
- a CDS encoding pilus assembly protein PilP, which produces MKFQAKVFLIFLLVILTSCSRSDHSDLRAYIDEVKRRPAGAIDPIPTFVPYEAFVYSSASLRSPFDPPVDVQRRQIVNSGKNIKPDFNREKEYLESFDLNSLSMVGSIIKRGVLWALLKDGAGGVHRVKKGNYVGKNHGKIVATAESQIEITEIVSDGLSGWVERPRVIVLSDQD; this is translated from the coding sequence ATGAAGTTTCAAGCTAAGGTTTTTCTGATTTTTTTACTGGTTATTCTCACTTCATGTTCGCGTAGCGACCACTCTGATTTACGCGCATATATTGATGAAGTAAAACGTAGACCTGCAGGCGCAATAGATCCTATTCCGACTTTTGTTCCATACGAGGCATTCGTATATAGTTCTGCATCATTACGTAGTCCTTTTGATCCTCCTGTTGATGTTCAGCGTCGTCAAATTGTGAATTCTGGTAAAAACATTAAGCCGGATTTCAACCGGGAAAAAGAGTATTTGGAGAGCTTTGATTTAAATTCTCTTTCTATGGTTGGCTCCATCATTAAGCGCGGAGTATTGTGGGCGCTGTTAAAGGATGGTGCAGGCGGTGTTCATCGCGTGAAAAAAGGCAATTATGTGGGCAAAAACCACGGAAAAATAGTTGCAACAGCAGAAAGCCAAATTGAAATTACCGAAATTGTTTCTGATGGTTTAAGTGGTTGGGTCGAGCGGCCTAGAGTGATAGTGTTATCTGATCAGGATTAA
- a CDS encoding type 4a pilus biogenesis protein PilO, with protein MDLNQYIEQLQNFDVNNIEWERVGVWPLPARIFLFVLTVAALLVGTYFLTIKDKKMQLQGVQTQEQTLRRSFETKAFEAANLDRYRQQMVEMEESFGALVSRLPSDTEVPGLLEDIDDKGVESRLVIESIDLQPEVSTEFHIELPIKIKVTGGYHEFATFISGVAGMPRIVTLHNFEIKSSKSSGNQEMDVLAKTYRYKNQE; from the coding sequence ATGGATCTTAATCAGTATATTGAGCAGCTGCAGAACTTTGATGTTAATAATATCGAATGGGAAAGAGTTGGTGTATGGCCACTGCCTGCAAGAATTTTCCTGTTTGTTTTGACCGTAGCTGCGTTGTTGGTTGGGACCTATTTCTTAACGATTAAAGATAAGAAAATGCAACTGCAGGGGGTTCAGACACAAGAGCAGACTTTGCGTCGTTCGTTTGAAACAAAAGCCTTTGAGGCCGCTAATTTGGATCGCTACCGGCAGCAAATGGTTGAAATGGAGGAGTCTTTTGGTGCGCTTGTTTCTCGTCTTCCGAGCGATACAGAGGTTCCTGGTTTGCTTGAGGATATTGATGATAAAGGCGTAGAAAGTCGTCTGGTCATCGAAAGCATAGATCTCCAGCCTGAGGTTTCAACGGAGTTTCATATTGAGCTTCCTATAAAAATTAAAGTAACCGGTGGTTATCATGAGTTTGCCACGTTTATTAGTGGTGTAGCGGGGATGCCTAGGATTGTGACGCTTCATAATTTTGAAATTAAAAGCTCAAAGAGTAGTGGTAATCAGGAAATGGATGTTTTGGCAAAAACCTACCGCTATAAGAATCAGGAGTAA
- a CDS encoding PilN domain-containing protein, translating to MAQINLLPWREEFRQEKKNEFIKQLAGVAVLGGLMCYLWVMSMNNSITDQQQRNSILQNEINQLNQQVKEINELKKRRKELLDRMKVIQDLEGKRSIIVHYFDEFVKAVPDGIYITSLKKTDNMLFIEGVSESNTRVSAFMRRLNDSSWFSDPNLNSVVSAPKKGDQAGTFVMQLKTVLPDTGEKNGS from the coding sequence ATGGCTCAAATTAACTTATTACCCTGGCGTGAAGAGTTTCGCCAGGAGAAGAAAAATGAATTTATCAAACAGCTTGCGGGCGTTGCTGTGCTTGGCGGCTTGATGTGTTACCTGTGGGTTATGTCTATGAATAACTCCATAACGGATCAGCAGCAGCGGAATAGCATTTTGCAAAATGAGATTAATCAACTTAATCAGCAGGTTAAGGAAATTAACGAGCTTAAAAAGCGAAGAAAAGAGTTGTTGGATCGGATGAAGGTAATTCAGGATCTTGAAGGTAAACGATCTATCATAGTTCACTACTTTGATGAGTTTGTAAAAGCCGTTCCCGATGGTATCTATATTACTTCCCTGAAAAAAACAGACAACATGTTGTTTATTGAGGGTGTTAGTGAATCTAACACTCGGGTATCTGCATTTATGCGTCGGCTTAACGACTCTTCGTGGTTTTCCGATCCTAACCTGAACTCTGTTGTTTCTGCTCCCAAAAAAGGAGATCAAGCAGGTACTTTTGTGATGCAGTTAAAAACAGTTCTTCCTGATACAGGAGAGAAAAATGGATCTTAA
- a CDS encoding pilus assembly protein PilM: MGILELFSQKQKPVLGLDVSSTSVKLLEFSRQGDSFRVENYAVRPLPDNSVVEKNINDVEAVAQVIKAVVQSTRTKIKDAAVAVAGSSVITKVIEMPGDLNEDAMELQISLEADQYIPYPLEEVAIDFDILGPSEKNPENVNVLLAACRRENVDIRSTVLELADLHPKVVDVEAYTMERAFGLIREQLEDQEEQVVAIVDIGATMTTLSVLVDGKTVYTREQLFGGRQLTEEIQRRYGLSAEEAGLAKKQGGLPDDYEPEVLEPFKDAVVQQVTRSLQFFFSSSQYNDVDHILLAGGVASLSGLANLIEEKLGTSVSVADPFANMSVSSKVNAANLANDAPSLMIAAGLALRSFD, encoded by the coding sequence ATGGGTATTCTCGAACTCTTCAGCCAAAAACAAAAGCCCGTTTTGGGGTTAGATGTTAGCTCTACATCGGTCAAGCTTTTGGAATTTAGTCGCCAGGGCGATAGCTTTCGGGTGGAGAACTACGCCGTTCGTCCGCTGCCCGATAACTCCGTCGTTGAGAAGAATATTAACGATGTAGAAGCTGTGGCGCAGGTCATTAAAGCCGTTGTGCAATCTACCAGAACCAAAATTAAGGATGCCGCTGTCGCAGTGGCTGGATCCTCGGTTATCACGAAAGTTATTGAGATGCCGGGGGACCTTAATGAGGATGCGATGGAGCTTCAAATCTCCCTTGAGGCGGATCAATACATTCCATATCCTTTGGAAGAGGTTGCGATTGACTTCGATATTCTGGGGCCTTCTGAAAAAAATCCGGAGAATGTGAATGTTCTGTTGGCGGCCTGTCGTCGGGAGAATGTGGACATTCGTTCTACGGTTCTTGAGCTGGCTGATTTGCATCCGAAAGTAGTGGATGTTGAGGCCTATACCATGGAAAGGGCGTTTGGCTTAATCCGTGAGCAGCTGGAGGATCAGGAAGAGCAAGTAGTTGCTATCGTAGATATCGGTGCGACCATGACCACTCTCAGTGTGCTGGTAGACGGAAAAACCGTTTATACACGAGAACAATTGTTTGGTGGTCGTCAATTAACTGAAGAAATTCAGCGACGTTATGGTTTATCTGCCGAAGAAGCTGGCTTGGCAAAAAAACAAGGTGGTTTGCCGGACGATTATGAGCCAGAGGTACTTGAGCCTTTTAAAGATGCCGTTGTGCAGCAGGTAACTCGCTCCTTACAGTTTTTCTTTTCTTCTAGTCAGTACAATGATGTTGACCATATCCTTCTAGCCGGAGGCGTTGCTTCGTTATCTGGATTGGCGAACCTGATTGAGGAGAAGCTGGGAACAAGCGTTTCTGTAGCGGACCCCTTTGCCAATATGTCAGTCTCTTCCAAAGTGAATGCTGCAAATTTGGCGAATGATGCTCCTTCACTCATGATTGCAGCAGGTTTAGCATTAAGGAGCTTTGATTAA
- a CDS encoding penicillin-binding protein 1A — protein sequence MIVISWFLIAGIGGATSILAGMYLYLSPQLPDVETLKEVRLQTPLRIYSADGKLMGEFGEKRRIPVKYADIPEQYIHALLSAEDAQFYSHNGVSIKGLLRATTQLITTGRRGQGGSTITMQVARNFFLSRRKTFARKFNEILLALKIEQELTKEEILELYVNVIFLGKRAYGIEAAAHVYYGKPLSELSLAQLAMIAGLPQGPSTQNPIANPVRAIERRNWILKRMLKLDYIDENTYQQAINEPVTAKYHSKNLEVNAPYVAEMARKKVVEQFGLTAYTEGYRVYTTIKSTLQNTAQEAVIKGLLTYDERHGYRGPEQQLLTAEEASTFNTLPQDEQELQIQQWLENVESIPEYGGLEAAVVTSVGEKNAKTLLGNGTEVELAWEDGIAQARRFQTENVLGPKPQNASDVLQIGDIVRLELKERASVNQEAEEQPRDRWYLRQVPDAQAALVSLSPKNGALLSLVGGFDFKQSHFNRAIQAKRQPGSNFKPFIYTSALESGLTAATIINDAPIVVNDEQLEGTWRPVNSSRKFYGPTRLREALYRSRNLVSIKVMQSVGIGQTIRQLNQLGFDTSEMPRDLSLALGSHSLTPLEVARGYAVLANGGYQVEPYFIERIIDFEGNSLFEALPQTVCKTCEEEPDQIETPELADDTEQTDVEFFSIEFDEDAFEFDIDTKVLLDILEPQDYPQAPKVINDRVAYIIDSMLKDVIQRGTGVKAKVIGRRDLAGKTGTTNGPIDAWFSGYGGQIVTTTWVGFDQNSLLGLREYGGSAALPIWIDFMKVALKDVPETKRLQPEGIVTVKIDPETGKRARADDPDAIFEIFREENVPEQSEAAANSESYSPYEDEEALTEELFN from the coding sequence TTGATAGTTATATCTTGGTTCCTTATCGCCGGAATTGGCGGGGCCACAAGCATTCTGGCAGGCATGTACCTATACCTGAGCCCCCAACTTCCCGACGTGGAAACACTTAAAGAAGTCAGACTACAAACCCCTCTGAGAATATACTCAGCAGATGGTAAACTTATGGGGGAATTCGGCGAAAAGCGTAGAATTCCGGTTAAATACGCAGATATTCCCGAGCAATATATCCATGCATTACTTTCAGCAGAGGACGCCCAGTTCTATTCGCATAACGGCGTATCGATAAAAGGCTTATTACGTGCAACAACACAACTGATCACAACTGGTCGCCGCGGCCAGGGCGGAAGTACGATCACCATGCAAGTTGCAAGGAATTTCTTCCTCTCTCGTAGAAAAACCTTTGCCAGGAAATTCAACGAAATTTTGCTGGCACTCAAAATTGAGCAGGAGCTCACAAAAGAAGAAATTCTTGAACTTTATGTCAACGTCATATTTCTTGGTAAGCGAGCCTACGGGATTGAGGCAGCAGCCCACGTATACTACGGCAAACCACTTAGTGAATTAAGTCTAGCCCAGTTAGCCATGATTGCTGGCTTACCGCAGGGTCCATCCACACAAAATCCAATAGCCAATCCAGTCAGGGCCATAGAAAGACGCAACTGGATTTTGAAAAGAATGCTCAAACTGGATTACATAGATGAAAATACCTACCAACAAGCCATCAATGAGCCGGTGACGGCCAAGTACCATTCAAAAAATCTTGAAGTCAACGCACCATATGTCGCTGAGATGGCCCGCAAGAAAGTGGTAGAACAATTTGGCCTTACCGCTTATACAGAAGGCTATCGAGTCTATACAACGATAAAAAGCACATTGCAAAATACAGCTCAAGAAGCCGTAATCAAGGGACTTCTTACTTACGATGAACGCCATGGTTACCGAGGTCCAGAGCAACAGTTATTAACGGCGGAAGAAGCCAGTACATTTAATACCCTTCCGCAAGACGAGCAAGAATTGCAAATACAGCAATGGCTGGAAAACGTTGAAAGCATCCCGGAATACGGAGGGCTTGAAGCAGCCGTAGTCACATCCGTAGGTGAAAAAAACGCCAAAACCTTACTAGGAAACGGAACCGAAGTAGAACTGGCCTGGGAAGACGGTATCGCTCAAGCACGACGATTTCAGACAGAAAATGTCCTGGGCCCAAAACCCCAAAATGCCTCAGATGTTCTGCAAATTGGCGATATAGTCCGGCTTGAGCTAAAAGAAAGGGCCTCAGTTAACCAAGAGGCAGAGGAGCAACCCAGAGATAGATGGTACCTAAGACAAGTGCCTGACGCCCAAGCAGCACTTGTATCTCTATCCCCCAAAAATGGGGCATTACTCTCTCTTGTTGGCGGGTTCGACTTTAAGCAAAGTCACTTCAATCGAGCTATTCAGGCAAAACGTCAACCCGGCTCAAACTTCAAACCTTTTATCTATACCAGCGCCCTAGAAAGCGGCCTCACAGCAGCCACCATAATCAATGACGCTCCGATAGTGGTAAATGATGAGCAGCTGGAAGGAACCTGGCGGCCAGTTAACTCGTCGAGAAAATTTTATGGTCCAACCCGACTCAGAGAAGCCCTTTACCGCTCAAGAAACCTGGTTTCCATCAAAGTCATGCAAAGTGTCGGAATAGGACAAACTATTCGCCAACTTAATCAGCTTGGTTTTGACACCAGCGAAATGCCTAGAGACCTATCATTAGCTCTCGGCAGCCACTCTCTGACCCCGTTAGAAGTCGCCAGGGGATATGCTGTTCTTGCCAATGGCGGATACCAGGTAGAGCCCTATTTTATTGAGCGAATTATTGATTTTGAAGGTAATTCACTATTCGAGGCCTTACCACAGACCGTATGCAAAACATGCGAAGAAGAGCCAGATCAGATCGAAACACCAGAACTGGCGGACGATACAGAACAAACTGATGTAGAGTTCTTCAGCATCGAATTTGATGAAGACGCATTTGAATTTGATATTGATACCAAGGTTCTACTGGACATACTTGAACCGCAAGACTACCCCCAGGCCCCCAAAGTAATTAATGACAGAGTGGCATACATCATTGACTCCATGCTCAAAGACGTTATCCAAAGAGGAACTGGCGTTAAGGCAAAAGTGATTGGCAGGCGAGACTTGGCAGGAAAAACAGGAACAACCAATGGTCCCATTGACGCTTGGTTCTCCGGCTATGGAGGACAAATTGTAACCACCACATGGGTAGGATTCGACCAGAATTCACTTCTTGGGCTTCGAGAATACGGAGGCTCAGCAGCGCTCCCAATATGGATAGACTTTATGAAAGTCGCACTAAAGGACGTACCAGAAACTAAACGTCTACAACCAGAAGGTATCGTCACGGTAAAAATTGACCCGGAAACAGGAAAGCGAGCCAGAGCTGACGACCCGGATGCAATCTTTGAGATATTCAGAGAAGAAAATGTGCCCGAACAATCGGAAGCTGCGGCCAACTCCGAAAGCTATTCTCCCTACGAGGACGAAGAGGCTCTAACGGAAGAACTGTTTAATTAA